The genomic stretch ATACATTTACTGTGGGATTCtgctcacaaaaaaaaaaaaagctttgggCCGGTTCGCTTTGTCACGTGACCGTCGTGACGTGCAGTGGGCGGAAGTGGAGACAGGAGAGTAAACAGGTAAACTGTCGCTGTCTTTTCGTCTGTGCTTTAGCTAGTGCTTCATGATAGCACGTTTACGTTAAGTTTACACTTTAAATCTTGACAGGCTGACGGTGTAAACGCAGCAGTTTCCTTCCAGCATCTTGCTGTTAACTTTGTTTCGTCTTATGTTGGATGTGTGACGCTAAGATGCTACTAGCGGTAGACATTAGACGGCGTGTTAGCAGTTGGATTTTCACTCAGCTGTGTCCAAAGTATTCGCTCTTTTCCCTTCAAACAGTCCGATGACCTGAGAAGGCACAGGATGATTTCATATTCCTCATTGTTACCTCAGATGTTTAATGCTAAGTGAGGCTGACATAGTGTGTTAGCCCTGCGCTAATGGAAACACTGCACCTTCAGTCCTGAAACAATGTGAAAGAAATAACCACGTAAATAAACTGTGTAACATGTATAAATGAACCAACAGTTTGCGAAATACTGATTATGAAACTTGATATCATAAAGTATTTCTTTAGTGAAGATTATGAAAAACTCCTCTCACCTTGTCTGTGATCGCTTATTTTAAACATTGATTTGGTGGACAGCACAGAGTAACAGTTGTTATTAACCTGTGTTTATGGTGACTTTGTCATACACCTTTGTGATCATAAATACTGATTTGATCTGAATGACTAGCAGCAGTTTCCAGCCCCACACTGATCTTAATCCCTCTGTCTCCGTGGTTTTCTCAGGTGAAACAGACAGGATCGCCGTCAGAAGTGTTGGAGTCTTTCATTCGGCATGGATTCACTCACGCTGCAGAGCAACTACCAGTGTGAACAATGTGGCAGCAGTTTCAGCCAACTCAATCCATACAAGCTGCACCTGCTTACCCACGCGGAAGAAACACCGTACGGCTGCAACCAATGCGGGAGACATTTCAGCAGCCAGAGTTCATACAGAAAACACCTGTGTAACCGTAATGGACCGTACCAATGTGATGACTGTGAAAGGAGTTTCGCTTACTTATGTCATTACAAGAGACACCTGCGtgtccacacaggagagaaaccatACCAGTGTGACCAATGTggaaacagtttcagtttgttgaGTAGTTACAAGGACCACCAGCGTGTCCACACCGGAGAAAAGCCGTACCAGTGCGAACACTGTGACAAGGATTTCAGTCGCTTAAGTAATTACAAGACACACCTGCGAGTCCACACCGGAGAGAAGCCACACCGGTGTGAACTGTGCGGGAAGAGCTTCCGTTTCTTAAGTGACTACAAGAGACATCTGCGAGTCCACACGGGGGAGAAGCCATACCGGTGTGAACAATGTGGGAAGAGCTTTAGTTGCGCAAGTCACCACAAGAGACACCTGCTTGTTCACACGGGAGAGAAACCATACCAGTGTGACCACTGTGGAAAACAGTTTACTGAGTCCAGTGATCACAACAGACACCTGCGCACCCACACTGGTGATAAACCCTATCAGTGTGAGCAGTGTGGGAAGAGGTACACTCATTTAAGTAGCTACAATCAGCACCTGCGCTGCCACACTGGGGAGAAACCATACTGGTGTTCTCGATGTAAAAGATTATTTGCTTGGCCAAAATCCTTGAAGGTGCATCGCTGTGTTGGTGTGGATGAAGAGAGCTTTGGCTGAGTGTAGGAGTGAAGGAGATTCTTTTTCCAGCTCACAGAATGGTGGTGGAGTCTGCCACTCCCATGCTGGATTCTGATTGCCTGTCAAAGAGATTTGCAGGACAATTACACGTGCATATAATCCAGGGAAGCTGGATGTCACAGCTCGACTGAAACCCAGGAGAGgatggcttctacaacaggTGGATCGAAATCCAAGCCGTTCCACATCGCACTCGCCCTAGAGGCCTGGAGAAGTTCCTTTATCTTGACAGAATATGCAgcattttctgttgcatttgttttgacaTCCTGTAACATGTTTTGGGCGTCTTTTGGACTTTCCtatgtgtttttgaagctgcagcacgtTTCTCCTAAAGGAAGTTTTTTGGgccactgcagtgtgtttgcccTTGTGGTCCACTGTAGGTTGATGACCTCGAAAGCCACAATGGACTACCTCAAGAGGTGCAAGCTAAAGGTTTTGCCGTGGCCCTCAACTAGAAGCCTTTTGCAGGAGAATATGGGAATGATGTGACTTGTGGATTTTCTCTGAGACATCCCCCCTATCatcccttttcttctccttatAACTGAAGACCTTTTTGTTCACTCTTTGGTATGAACATGTAAAGTGAACTtgtaataaaaacattaaattgcAACTCAAATACTGGCCCACTGCAtattgaattgttttttttagaagtGCAAATAAATAGAAATTGAAAGCCTTTACTGTCATCACAGAGTACTGAGAAATTAGGAGCGCTCCTCCTAATCAGTGCAATAAAAAGACACAAGGAAATGCAATAAACCTCCACGGCCGACAGCACAGGTTGGTGAAAtaagtcaaataaataaacacaatgtaATTATGCACTAGAATAAATGTAGTTATTTCTCGAATATGAATATAATTATTGTACTACAAAGACAATCATCGCATTACATGTGAGGGTCAGTGCTGGTTAGTGGTGGGTGCTGGGGGTTAAGAGCGCACTACGCGTATCTGAATAGTGTAGCTGTATACGTTGTGCTGCAGTGACCCACTACAATCCACTAGAGGGCGTCACAACACCATAAATGACCTGTCATAGTCCGAACTCTCCTGTTCTTGCCACACCTTCCGGCTGATTTGTATCAAAGTTGACGTGCCGAATCTGGAGCCCATTGTGGATGTGCTTAACAAATATGGAGAAACTTGAATTTAATTAGTGAGtgaaaaaattaattttatAACACCCGCTTTTGTTGTATTTCCACCAAATTCAATTTAATTGTattcgtgtttttttttttctaaagataACATTATAAATAAAGGAAAGCCCAGTCGTGACCTggcaaagtaaaaaaaaataaatgtgtggaGAAAACAATTGGACTTGGCCTGTATTATGATGCGCAGCTTGATTTAAGGTACCTgcataaaatatttacaaaaac from Chaetodon auriga isolate fChaAug3 chromosome 21, fChaAug3.hap1, whole genome shotgun sequence encodes the following:
- the LOC143339940 gene encoding uncharacterized protein LOC143339940, whose protein sequence is MDSLTLQSNYQCEQCGSSFSQLNPYKLHLLTHAEETPYGCNQCGRHFSSQSSYRKHLCNRNGPYQCDDCERSFAYLCHYKRHLRVHTGEKPYQCDQCGNSFSLLSSYKDHQRVHTGEKPYQCEHCDKDFSRLSNYKTHLRVHTGEKPHRCELCGKSFRFLSDYKRHLRVHTGEKPYRCEQCGKSFSCASHHKRHLLVHTGEKPYQCDHCGKQFTESSDHNRHLRTHTGDKPYQCEQCGKRYTHLSSYNQHLRCHTGEKPYWCSRCKRLFAWPKSLKVHRCVGVDEESFG